A part of Gadus morhua chromosome 17, gadMor3.0, whole genome shotgun sequence genomic DNA contains:
- the LOC115529331 gene encoding la-related protein 7-like, whose translation MFSTRSWERPHRRKSDAGTRRWNKTLFGHRPLQDALSKISMVACVDTLEGDSEGHIRFKTPEEAQAVVNDRSAAAKEHGWMLDLLSGDHEQRYWQKILVDRQVKLNRPREKKRGTEKLGEIQI comes from the exons ATGTTTTCAACCAGAAGCTGGGAGCGGCCGCACAGAAGGAAATCAGACGCTGGAACAAGACGCTGGAACAAGACGCTCTTTGGACACAGACCATTACAG GACGCCCTCTCTAAAATATCTATGGTGGCCTGCGTGGACACactggagggagacagtgaaggACACATCCGCTTCAAGACCCCCGAGGAAGCCCAGGCCGTCGTCAACGACCGCTCGGCCGCCGCCAAGGAACACGGCTGGATGCTGGATCTGCTCTCTG GTGATCATGAGCAAAGGTATTGGCAGAAGATTTTGGTGGACCGCCAAGTGAAGTTGAACCGTCCGAGGGAAAAGAAACGAGGGACAGAAAAGTTGGgagaaatacaaatatga